One Budorcas taxicolor isolate Tak-1 chromosome 13, Takin1.1, whole genome shotgun sequence DNA window includes the following coding sequences:
- the LOC128058082 gene encoding short palate, lung and nasal epithelium carcinoma-associated protein 2B-like, translating into MFQLWKLVLLCGLLAGTSASLLDIRGNDVLRKLESGLERGLDTFDSTLETIFQNLKTELESRCSDEVVETQETENLLEQLISRIFQVVYSLTGVRIWNVQVANITFEATSDHSADVKIPITADVTVNLPLLGEIVNLDLKVDPQTTVSIENDTDTETGDSKVVVGECTNSPESISLTVLHSRFGLLNNVVDFGVSLARNVVSSVVQDELCPRFRELLESLDAECVKKLIGEPQDTQDETGEGS; encoded by the exons ATGTTTCAGCTTTGGAAACTTGTTCTCTTGTGCGGCCTGCTTGCTGGGACCTCAGCATCTCTCCTTGACATTCGTGGAAATGATGTTCTGAGGAAGCTGGAATCTGGCCTTGAGAGAGGACTTGACACCTTCGACAGTACACTTGAAA ctatctttcagaatttgaagacTGAATTGGAATCCAGGTGTTCAGATGAGGTGGTGGAGACCCAGGAAACAGAGAATTTGTTGGAACAActcatttctagaatttttcaAGTAGTGTACAGCCTTACAGG GGTGAGAATCTGGAATGTCCAAGTCGCAAATATCACATTCGAAGCGACTTCTGACCACAGCGCTGATGTGAAGATCCCCATCACTGCTGACGTCACCGTGAACCT GCCTCTGTTGGGTGAGATTGTCAACCTGGACCTCAAGGTGGACCCCCAAACTACTGTCAGCATTGAAAATGACACTGATACCGAGACTGGTGACTCCAAGGTGGTCGTGGGAGAATGCACCAACAGCCCAGAAAGCATCTCACTCACGGTGCTGCACAG CCGCTTTGGATTGCTCAACAATGTTGTGGACTTTGGAGTCAGCCTTGCGAGAAATGTGGTGTCCTCTGTAGTGCAGGATGAG CTGTGCCCACGATTCCGCGAGCTCCTTGAAAGCCTGGATGCAGAGTGTGTTAAGAAACTCATCG GTGAACCTCAGGACACCCAAGATGAAACTGGAGAGGGCAGTTGA